CGGCATGGAGTACGGTGAGTCGCAGGAGGACGAATGGCAGTCAGAGGTTTGAGTTTCATCACCGCCGCTGATcgtcctgtttgtgtttcagacgACGTGGACCTGAACAGCGTGGCCTCCATCCCCGGTATGGGCATCCCCGAGCAGCTGAAGGCCGCCATGGAGCAGGAGCAGAGCAGTGAGTCTCATCCTGGAACATCCTGGAACACAGTCTACATGTTTCCAGGCTGCAGGGAAAAATTACGAAAAGATTATTTAAGAAATTCTGGTAGTTTTTTAATCCAGttccattaaaaacagaaaatatcatgAGCAAACAACACGAAGGAAGAATATTTTCCAGGCACTGAACACTTAGTCATGGAAAGTTCTTTTAAGTTCTGGACttctttgttttgaaaaatttaGTTGCTTTAAGTTAAATACttctttcataaaaaataaatgaaaaagtaatgaaattgtttgttttttttaatcaatttggacttaatttgatttctttctttttatgtttcttgaTAAAAGCTAAATCtgataaaaagtaattaaattgttttcattttaagtaatttgggcctaatttgatttgtttcttttagAAGAATTATCCTTTTTGCCGCAAAATCTGAAatgtatataaacatttttagatTCATGAAACAAAGTTATTACTTTATTGTCTCCAAATGCTGTAATTGATAGAGGTGTCCCACAGGGATCAATACGAGGTCCCCTGATATTTGAGGCTGTGACTGACGATACCTCCATGATGCCATCACAGACCTGCTCACACCTTTGACCTAAACCTTCCTGTGtgattttgtaaagaaatttctgtacatttttctgttgtagGACTTCAAAGGTTATCACGTGTAACTTGGCTGTAACTTGGGTGAGACTCGGTTTTAAATGGCACGTGTAACTCTGCTGTGaaactgtttgtctgtctgcaggtaAAGAGGCGGCTCCTGAGGTGGAGATGTCCATCCCGGGTCTGGACTGGGGCATGGACGAGGTCATGGGGAAAGACACCAAGAAGGTCCCGCAGAAGAAAGTCCCGTACGCCAAACCGATCCCGGCACAGTTCCAACAGGTGAACAGCCGACAGCATCACCTGGACGTTCAGCATAATGGTGGTTGTTAGAAAGTGTTTCACTCtgaacattaaccctttgaaacctgagcaaattggattcatttctttcaaaaagtgGGAAATTAACAAGATATTGGTAAAAGATATTAGTAAAAGAAATAGATGACTTTTTCctgaatattattaaaaaaaaaaaaaaaaaaaaaaaagttaaaataaagcaagacttgaaaaaaaaacaacaaaaaacaaaattctaataattctgtaatgtaATTGAAGATATGGAATCATTAccttaaatacagtttttccacagcttttttctttcaaattaatttcagaaaaattctaaacagataaataacaacatcttttttctctgtgtttctgaaataaatctCACTAAtgtgctcagagttcaaagggttaaacattgtGAAACATTGTGAAGTGGGGCTGCAGGTTTAAAGGCTTAAACGGGGCTGCAGGTTTAAAGGCTTAAACGGGGCTGCAGGTTTAAAGGCTTAAACGGGGCTGCAGGTTTAAAGGCTTAAACGGGGCcgcaggtttaaagggttaaacgggGCTGCAGGTGTAAAGGGTTAAGCTGGGCTGCAGGTTTAAAGGCTTAAATGGGGCTGCAGGTTTAAAGGCTTAAACGGGGCTGCAGGTTTAAAGGCTTAAACGGGGCcgcaggtttaaagggttaagctgggctgcaggtttaaagggttaaacggggccgcaggtttaaagggttaaacggggccgcaggtttaaagggttaaacggggccgcaggtttaaagggttaagatggGCTGCAGGTTTAAAGGCTGAAACGGGGCcgcaggtttaaagggttaaacggggctgcaggtttaaagggttaagctgggctgcaggtttaaagggttaaacgggGCTGAATCGTCTTGTCTCTGCAGGCGTGGGCGGAGAACAAAGTTCCCATGATGCCTCCTGGTGGAGACCTGTCTAAGGACCGAAAGGTGGAGCAGAAAGCGGACGGGAAGAAGAAAACTCAGGCGGAGATCGAGCAGGAGATGGCGGCTCTGCAGTACACCAACCCGCTGCTGCTGGAGGTGAGGCGCCGCCTCCGCCGCCATGTCGTCAGCACGCAGAGACGCAGCGCTGCTTCCTGCATACAGCAATGCATGATGGTCACGCATCCAGGAAAACTAAAtgtaccctgaaagttttgaaaagtcctggaattttgtttcacaaacctgtttaataacacatgatgtgttcatggaccatcagaaatttaaaatcccacaaaatTTTCAAGTCAGGTTAGTTTAATTGATAAAGGCCATCATCACAAATCAGTCTGTgacagagggctttacagcaggcaccatcCCTCTGTGCTCGGACCCTCACATCGACGAAAGAAAACACCCTCCCAAAAAAATGCCCTGCAACAGGGAAAAAACCCAAGCTTTTTTCCAGTTTAACAGTTTCGTGAAATCGTGAAATTCCattcaagttttctttaaaaaatcaaatattttcttcaaaaattgcacaaaaaattaaagaaaaaaagtaaaaacaataagaaataaaatccctttttttcacagggaaaaaatgcatttttttaatcaccaaaaattttaaagaataagTGCCCCACATTTTTTCTTCGGAAGTcgccaaaacttaaaaaaaaaaatttcaattaatttcacagaaaaacTCTTTTGGCAgtaaaattacatcaaaatcCAGCTGTTCAAAATGATATacccctcccctaaagccaaatCAGAACCATCAGTCTCTCCCCAGGGCggaaaaattatttaacatgcCTCCCCCTCTTtacacccctcccctctcataaataaccaacagtccctaagttatatttgaACGTTCAGCTCTAACTTGGCtctgaagattattttttaaacaaaatctacatttaaaaagctgttgaTATAAGCATGTAATGATGAAAAAGAATTGATGTCCGATTCAGAGGATATTTGGTCTTTGAAATCTGACTcagagtcctggaaaagtcctggaaaagtcttaTTGTTTACTTTTAACAAAAGCAGCCAGAGACGTCAGAACGGCCCATAAAACCCATAAAAACTGGTCTGATCTGATCTGGTTTACCCGGTCTGATTTGGTGTAAACCAGTCTGATCTTGTTTACACTGGTCTGATCTGGTTTTGTCTGGTCTGAAATGGTGTGATCTGGTTCACACCAGTCTGAACTGGTGGGATCTGGTTTAAACCGGTCTGAAGTGATCTGATCTGGTTTCTGGTTCTCACTACAGCAAATGAAGATGGACCGGATGAACATGAACACAGATGGGAACTTGGGGCCCCCACAGGGACAGGGCCAGATGCCCCCCTTCCCTGGTGGTCCTGGGGGTCCTGGGGGCCCGATGCCTCCTGGCCAGCAGGGCTTTCCTCCAAACATGCCTCCTCAGCAGATGTCCAACAACATGGGGCCCCCAATGGGCCCTGGAGGCATACAGCCTCCTTTCATGGCCTCTGGACAGATGGGGCCCCCCTCTGGACCTCAGACTCACCAGGCCCCCCCCCCAGGGCATGATGGGACCACCAGACATGCAAGGACCCCAAGGTATGCAGAGACACCCTGGCCCGCCCAGGAGCATGGGCCCCCAAGGGCCTCATGGTATGGGACCCAGAGGGATGCAGGGACCCCCTGGTGGAATGATGGGCCCCCCTCCTAGAGGAATGGGTCCAAGGGACCCTCAGGGGCCTCCACCTCAGGGTGGCATGATGCCTCCTCAGGGTGGGATGATGGGGCCCCCGCCCAGGACACATGGCAACATGCAAAACAATTATGGGATGGGCACCATGCAGGGGCCCCCGGGCGGGATGCATGGGCCTCCAGGAAATATGCAGGGCCCTCCAGGTAACATGCAAGGGCCCCATGGAAACATGCAAGGACCCCATGGAAACATGCAGGGGCCCCCATACATGCAGCACCAGGTGAGTAGCCGTTCTGGTTCAGGTTTCAAGGAGCAGTTTGGAAGAGGTCTTTAAAAACCCGATTTGTTCTTTCCAGGGTCAGAACTCGGGGTCCATGATGCATGGGATGGGGCCTCAGGGGCCCAGCAGCAAAGGTGAGACAGAAATTGGAAAGCTTGAGTCGGATTTTCAGATCCGATGTTTGGATCAGAGGCAGCTGATGTACCGCGTTCGTACGGTCatggaaaaactggaaaaatcatggaatttgcaaatagcaatttctaGGCCTGTAAAAGATAAATGTACCCTGAAAGGTTTCgaaaagttttaagaaaaaagtggccactttttaaaaaccttgCCTTTCAAAAATCACCTaaaactttgaaagaaaaagaaaatgcccccattttttttttaattttcttgtaaaaagtCAACAAATTTCTATCCATAAGAattgccacttttttttaaagaatacatgtcttccaaaaatctccaaaatgttttaaagaacaaaTCACCAAATAACATCCTCAAGTTATTAAAATTCAACTCCAAAAACGTAGCAGGatgaataatacataaataaataataataaatttaccTTGTACCTTCAAGAAAACATGTCCTCCAAACCTGCTGCCCTGTGGGTTTGGAGgacatattttctgtaaaaactttCAAGGCCGTCATCAGTGAGTC
The DNA window shown above is from Plectropomus leopardus isolate mb unplaced genomic scaffold, YSFRI_Pleo_2.0 unplaced_scaffold2584, whole genome shotgun sequence and carries:
- the LOC121966769 gene encoding LOW QUALITY PROTEIN: pre-mRNA 3' end processing protein WDR33-like (The sequence of the model RefSeq protein was modified relative to this genomic sequence to represent the inferred CDS: deleted 1 base in 1 codon), with protein sequence AGHGADVKCVDWHPTKGLVVSGSKDSQQPIKFWDPKTGQSLATLHAHKNTVMEVKWNLNGNWLLTASRDHLCKLFDIRNLKEELQVFRGHKKEATAVAWHPVHEGLFASGGSDGSLLFWHTGVEKEVGGMEMAHEGMIWSLAWHPLGHILCSGSNDHTSKFWTRNRPGDKMRDRYNLNLLPGMSEDGMEYDDVDLNSVASIPGMGIPEQLKAAMEQEQSSKEAAPEVEMSIPGLDWGMDEVMGKDTKKVPQKKVPYAKPIPAQFQQAWAENKVPMMPPGGDLSKDRKVEQKADGKKKTQAEIEQEMAALQYTNPLLLEQMKMDRMNMNTDGNLGPPQGQGQMPPFPGGPGGPGGPMPPGQQGFPPNMPPQQMSNNMGPPMGPGGIQPPFMASGQMGPPSGPQTHQAPPQGMMGPPDMQGPQGMQRHPGPPRSMGPQGPHGMGPRGMQGPPGGMMGPPPRGMGPRDPQGPPPQGGMMPPQGGMMGPPPRTHGNMQNNYGMGTMQGPPGGMHGPPGNMQGPPGNMQGPHGNMQGPHGNMQGPPYMQHQGQNSGSMMHGMGPQGPSSKDHRGPPPNHHMGPPDRQGPGGPDQGSSSYWGDSQQGRRGPQDYDGGQDYHSREEGWRPGPGPGYQGGGGGGHRGAGHRGAGGNGGSWGPEDRFTGGEFRGRRDDR